The following proteins are co-located in the Pirellulales bacterium genome:
- the panC gene encoding pantoate--beta-alanine ligase, whose translation MLIVADPAETRAAVVAEIAAGKTVGFVPTMGALHAGHLSLIDAARAECDLVAASVFVNPTQFAPSEDFAAYPRPVEQDLQLLQQRGCWLAFTPTAEAMYPPGSTTSIDVGPVARPWEGAERPSHFAGVATVVMKLLQIVPATRAYFGQKDYQQTLVVRRMVEDLNVPVELRVCPIVREPDGLALSSRNAYLSVAERTKAAALSQSLESARQACAAGETDAERLRALIRDRLKESALEPDYVAIVADGTVEPIERIVGPAVVAIAVRVGRTRLIDNCRIG comes from the coding sequence ATGCTTATCGTCGCCGATCCCGCCGAGACCCGCGCCGCCGTCGTCGCCGAGATTGCCGCGGGAAAGACCGTCGGCTTCGTGCCGACGATGGGGGCCCTGCACGCGGGCCACCTCAGTCTGATCGACGCCGCGCGGGCCGAGTGCGATCTGGTCGCCGCGAGCGTGTTCGTGAATCCGACGCAGTTCGCGCCCAGCGAGGACTTCGCCGCCTATCCGCGCCCGGTGGAGCAAGACCTGCAGCTCTTGCAGCAGCGCGGGTGCTGGCTGGCGTTCACTCCGACGGCCGAGGCGATGTATCCGCCGGGAAGCACGACCTCGATCGACGTCGGTCCGGTGGCGCGGCCATGGGAGGGGGCCGAACGGCCGTCCCACTTCGCGGGGGTCGCCACCGTGGTGATGAAGCTGCTGCAGATCGTGCCGGCGACCCGCGCGTACTTCGGCCAGAAGGACTACCAGCAGACGTTGGTCGTGCGGCGGATGGTCGAGGACCTGAACGTGCCGGTCGAGTTGCGAGTTTGCCCGATCGTCCGCGAGCCCGATGGCTTGGCCCTCAGTTCGCGCAACGCCTATCTCAGCGTGGCCGAGCGGACGAAGGCTGCTGCCTTGTCGCAGTCGTTGGAGTCGGCTCGGCAAGCCTGCGCGGCGGGCGAGACCGACGCCGAGCGGCTTCGCGCGCTGATCCGGGATCGTTTGAAGGAGTCGGCCCTGGAGCCCGATTACGTGGCGATCGTCGCCGACGGCACGGTCGAGCCGATCGAAAGAATCGTCGGTCCGGCGGTCGTCGCGATCGCGGTGCGAGTAGGCAGGACGCGACTCATCGACAACTGCCGCATCGGCTGA